The following is a genomic window from Amycolatopsis sp. BJA-103.
GACCGCGACCGTCCCATCCGGCGGGGTGTGCCGCACGGCGTTGGACACCAGGTTGCGCACGATCCGCGCCAGTTCCGGATCGCTGCCGGAGACGACCGGCCAGACGTCGGCGTTCTCGACCATCCGCACGCGTTTCTGCTCGGCGAGCGGCGCTTGCGCGGCGACGGCGTCGCTCACGACGTCCCGCAACGGCACGGAGGCCATGGTCAGTCGCAACGCGCCCGCGGTGATCCGCGACAGCTCGAACAGATCCCCGACCATGCCGGACAGCCGCGTGGTCTCGCCGCTGATCCGCCGCGCGTACCCGGTGACCTCGATCGGTTCGGCGACGACACCGTCCGCGACGGCCTCGGCCATCGCCTGGATCCCGGCCAGCGGGCTCCGCAGGTCGTGGCTGATCCACGCGACCAGTTCACGCCGCGACGCCTCGGCCGCGCGCTCCCGTTCCCGTGCCTCCCGCTCCCACACGCTGCGGCGCGCGATCGCGCGGCCGAGCACGAGTGCCGCGGGCACCGTCACCAGCGCGACCAGCAGGCAGACGAGCGTCATCGTGGTCAGCGCGGGGGTGAACATGAACCCGCTGATCCCGAGCACCGCGATCAGCGTCGCGAGCACCGGGATCAGCACGAGGATCGTCATCGTGCTGGCCAGCGAACCGCGCCTGAGCAGGTACAGCGCCAGCCCGCCGAGCAGCACCACCGGCACCGCGAACATCAGCGCGAACGGCAGGATGTGCCAGGCGTGCGCCAGCATCTCGCCGAACGACTCGCCGGAGCCGATCACGGTCGCACCGGGTCGTACCGGTAGCCGACGCCCCAGACGGTGGCGACGCGGACGGGTTTCGCCGGATTCCGCTCGATCTTCTCCCGCAACCGTCTCACGTGGACGGTCACGGTGGACTGGTCGCCGAAGTCCCAGCCCCAGACCTTCTCCAGCAGATCGGCGCGCGAGAACGCCACGCCGGGATGGGCGAGGAAGAACGCGAGGAGGTCGAATTCCCGGCTGGTCAAAGGAAGTTCGGTGCCGCCGAGGGTCGCCTGCCGCGCGGTCATCTGCAGCGAAAGGTCCCCGTCGGTGACCTGACGGGCCGCTGGTTCCGGCCGCGGCATCCGGGCCCGCCGCAGGACCGACGCCACCCGCAACGCGAGTTCCTTGGGGCTGAAGGGTTTCGTGACGTAGTCGTCGGCGCCGAGCTGGAGTCCGGCGATCCGGTTCTCCTCCTCGCCGAGCGCGGTCAGCATCACCACCGGCACCTGGCTCACCTGCCGCAGCCGCCGGCACACCTCGAGCCCGTTGAGCCCGGGCATCATGACGTCGAGCACCACGAGGTCCGGGCCGGTCTCGGAGAACAGCCGCAGCCCCTCGGTGCCGTCCCCGGCGACGTCGACGTCGAAGCCCGCGACCTCCAGATACCGCCGGACGACGTCCCGGACGGTCTCGTCGTCGTCGACCACGAGCACCCGGCCCTGCTCTGTCATGAAGCCCACCTCACCAGCTCGTCAGCACCAGATGGTTCACCACCAGCGCCGTGGCCGCCGACGCGGCGAGCCACCACCGCCGTCCGGGCGACGGCAGCAGCGCCACCGCGGGCAGCAGCCACACCTCGAACGGTAACCAGATGCGTTCGACCTCCGCCTTCGACAGGCCGGACAGATCGGCGAACGCGATCGTCAGCGCCGCGGCCAGCACGATCAGGACGACCGGGTCGCGGAACGACCGTTTCGGCTCGCCAAGGAACGCCGCCCCGGCGC
Proteins encoded in this region:
- a CDS encoding sensor histidine kinase, whose protein sequence is MIGSGESFGEMLAHAWHILPFALMFAVPVVLLGGLALYLLRRGSLASTMTILVLIPVLATLIAVLGISGFMFTPALTTMTLVCLLVALVTVPAALVLGRAIARRSVWEREARERERAAEASRRELVAWISHDLRSPLAGIQAMAEAVADGVVAEPIEVTGYARRISGETTRLSGMVGDLFELSRITAGALRLTMASVPLRDVVSDAVAAQAPLAEQKRVRMVENADVWPVVSGSDPELARIVRNLVSNAVRHTPPDGTVAVQIGIEGGEALLAVSDGCGGIPDDEIGRVFDVAFRGTTARTPERGGLASGGGLGLAIAKGLVEAHRGRIGVRNHGPGCRFEVRLPLAMP
- a CDS encoding response regulator transcription factor, translating into MTEQGRVLVVDDDETVRDVVRRYLEVAGFDVDVAGDGTEGLRLFSETGPDLVVLDVMMPGLNGLEVCRRLRQVSQVPVVMLTALGEEENRIAGLQLGADDYVTKPFSPKELALRVASVLRRARMPRPEPAARQVTDGDLSLQMTARQATLGGTELPLTSREFDLLAFFLAHPGVAFSRADLLEKVWGWDFGDQSTVTVHVRRLREKIERNPAKPVRVATVWGVGYRYDPVRP